Proteins co-encoded in one Pan paniscus chromosome 23, NHGRI_mPanPan1-v2.0_pri, whole genome shotgun sequence genomic window:
- the FAM83F gene encoding protein FAM83F: MAESQLNCLDEAHVNEKVTEAQAAFYYCERRRAALEALLGGGEQAYRERLKEEQLRDFLSSPERQALRAAWSPYEDAVPAANARGKSKAKAKAPAPAPAESGESLAYWPDRSDTEVPPLDLGWTDTGFYRGVSRVTLFTHPPKDEKAPHLKQVVRQMIQQAQKVIAVVMDLFTDGDIFQDIVDAACKRRVPVYIILDEAGVKYFLEMCQDLQLTDFRIRNIRVRSVTGVGFYMPMGRIKGTLSSRFLMVDGDKVATGSYRFTWSSSHVDRNLLLLLTGQNVEPFDTEFRELYAISEEVDLYRQLSLAGRVGLHYSSTVARKLINPKYALVSGCRHPPGEMMRWAARQQREAGGNPEGQEEGASGGESARRLESFLKDLVTVEQVLPPVEPIPLGELSRKDGRMVSHMHRDLKPKSREAPSRNGMGEAARGEAAPARRFSSRLFSRRAKRPAVPNGMASSVSTETFSEVEFLTGKRPNENSSADISGKTSPSSAKPSNCVIS; the protein is encoded by the exons ATGGCCGAGTCCCAGCTGAACTGCCTGGACGAGGCGCACGTGAACGAGAAGGTGACCGAGGCGCAGGCCGCCTTCTACTACTGCGAGCGGCGGCGGGCCGCGCTGGAGGCGCTGCTGGGCGGCGGCGAGCAGGCCTACCGCGAGCGGCTCAAGGAGGAGCAGCTGCGGGACTTCCTCTCCAGCCCGGAGCGCCAGGCCCTGCGGGCCGCCTGGAGCCCCTACGAGGACGCCGTCCCCGCCGCCAACGCCCGGGGCAAGAGCAAGGCCAAGGCCAAGGCCCCCGCGCCGGCGCCGGCTGAGTCCGGCGAGTCCCTGGCCTACTGGCCCGACCGTTCCGACACCGAGGTGCCTCCTCTGGACCTGGGCTGGACGGACACTGGTTTCTACCGCGGCGTGAGCCGGGTCACGCTCTTCACCCACCCGCCCAAGGACGAGAAGGCGCCGCACCTCAAGCAGGTGGTCAGGCAGATGATCCAACAGGCCCAGAAG GTCATTGCTGTGGTCATGGACCTCTTCACTGATGGTGATATCTTTCAAGACATTGTGGATGCTGCCTGTAAGCGCCGGGTCCCAGTGTACATCATCCTGGATGAGGCAGGAGTGAAGTATTTCCTGGAGATGTGTCAGGACCTGCAGCTCACTGACTTCCGGATTCGG AACATCCGTGTCCGCTCTGTGACAGGCGTCGGCTTCTACATGCCCATGGGGAGGATCAAGGGGACCCTGTCATCAAGGTTCCTGATGGTGGATGGTGACAAAGTGGCCACTGGATCTTACAG GTTCACCTGGAGTTCCTCCCATGTGGACAGAaacctcctcctgctcctgacAGGGCAGAACGTGGAGCCCTTTGACACGGAGTTCCGGGAGCTGTACGCCATCTCCGAGGAGGTGGACTTGTACCGGCAGCTGAGCCTGGCGGGCAGGGTTGGCCTCCATTACTCCTCCACTGTGGCTCGAAAGCTTATCAACCCCAAGTACGCCTTGGTGTCAGGCTGCCGCCACCCGCCTGGGGAGATGATGCGCTGGGCTGCCCGGCAACAGCGGGAGGCGGGTGGCAACCcggaggggcaggaggagggcgCCAGCGGTGGCGAGTCGGCCCGGCGCCTGGAGAGCTTCCTGAAAGACCTGGTTACGGTGGAGCAGGTGCTGCCCCCCGTGGAGCCCATCCCCTTGGGAGAGCTGAGCCGGAAGGATGGCAGGATGGTCTCTCACATGCACAGAGACCTGAAGCCCAAATCCCGAGAGGCACCCAGCCGAAATGGCATGGGAGAAGCGGCCCGGGGGGAGGCCGCCCCCGCCAGGCGCTTCAGCAGCAGGCTCTTCAGTCGCCGAGCCAAGAGGCCTGCGGTGCCCAATGGCATGGCCAGCTCTGTCTCCACCGAGACCTTCTCTGAAGTGGAGTTTCTGACGGGGAAGAGGCCCAACGAGAATTCCAGTGCTGACATCTCAG GTAAAACAAGTCCCAGTTCTGCCAAGCCTAGCAACTGTGTGATTTCCTGA